From Microcoleus sp. FACHB-672, a single genomic window includes:
- a CDS encoding DJ-1/PfpI family protein: protein MAGKKILMLVGDFVEDYEVMVPFQALLMVGHTVHAVCPDKKAGEIIRTAVHDFEGDQTYSEKPGHNFTLNATFDEVNAADYDALVVPGGRAPEYIRLNDKVLEITRHFAQTKKPIAAICHGLLVLSAAGVLEGRRCTAYPACSFDVLRAGGKYSEIPASEALVDGNLVTAPAWPAHPRWLAEFLKLLGTRIEHSERVAV, encoded by the coding sequence ATGGCCGGCAAGAAAATTTTAATGCTCGTTGGTGATTTTGTAGAAGATTATGAGGTGATGGTGCCTTTCCAAGCTTTACTGATGGTAGGTCACACGGTTCATGCTGTTTGCCCGGATAAGAAAGCCGGTGAGATTATCCGCACTGCTGTTCACGATTTTGAGGGCGACCAAACTTATAGCGAGAAGCCCGGTCATAATTTTACTTTAAACGCTACGTTCGATGAAGTGAATGCTGCAGACTACGATGCCCTTGTTGTCCCTGGTGGCAGAGCACCGGAATATATCCGCTTGAACGATAAGGTATTGGAAATTACGCGCCATTTTGCCCAAACGAAAAAGCCGATCGCGGCAATTTGCCACGGCTTGTTGGTTTTATCGGCTGCCGGTGTTTTAGAAGGCAGACGCTGTACAGCTTACCCAGCCTGTAGCTTTGATGTACTCAGAGCCGGCGGAAAATACAGTGAGATTCCAGCCTCGGAAGCGCTGGTAGATGGCAATTTGGTAACAGCACCGGCATGGCCGGCTCATCCCCGCTGGCTGGCTGAATTCCTCAAACTGTTGGGCACTCGGATCGAACATTCAGAGCGGGTTGCTGTGTAA
- a CDS encoding dTDP-4-dehydrorhamnose 3,5-epimerase: MSLIKQLEIQTLTSAKSGMVELYTPQSSHETMLSQVAAGVVDDIFVHHFQTDQLLVVRGSFVLVILQNRQYRYIALSEHLPAVVTIPPGVPHGAINFSEELRLIMNAVLRHGIPNERDYRPMKPRIPYNMAVAKAALEQLLSPATA, from the coding sequence ATGAGTCTAATTAAGCAGCTAGAAATCCAGACTTTAACATCAGCTAAGTCTGGAATGGTTGAGCTTTACACACCTCAGTCTAGCCACGAAACCATGTTATCGCAGGTTGCGGCTGGGGTTGTTGACGATATATTTGTGCATCATTTCCAAACTGATCAATTGCTCGTGGTGCGCGGGAGTTTTGTATTAGTAATCTTACAAAACCGGCAATATCGGTATATTGCTTTAAGTGAACATCTGCCGGCTGTTGTGACGATTCCTCCTGGCGTACCTCACGGTGCGATAAACTTTAGCGAGGAACTGCGTCTTATAATGAATGCTGTGTTAAGACATGGCATTCCTAACGAACGAGATTACCGTCCAATGAAGCCACGGATTCCTTATAATATGGCTGTAGCTAAAGCAGCTTTAGAACAGCTTCTCAGTCCTGCTACTGCATAA
- a CDS encoding DUF167 domain-containing protein, whose amino-acid sequence MEVIKVKVKPNSKQQTIQEEPDGSFMVHLKSPPVDGKANEELIKLLAKKFEIPKFQITIKSGLSSRNKLVELG is encoded by the coding sequence ATGGAAGTTATCAAAGTTAAAGTTAAACCCAATTCCAAACAACAAACCATACAGGAAGAGCCAGATGGGAGTTTTATGGTACATTTGAAGTCGCCGCCGGTGGATGGCAAAGCGAATGAGGAATTAATCAAACTTCTGGCTAAAAAATTTGAGATTCCTAAATTCCAAATCACGATTAAATCAGGTTTATCTTCGAGGAATAAGCTTGTTGAATTGGGATAG
- a CDS encoding DUF4041 domain-containing protein: MSLLLLLAVLVLSGLLVKIYREREQLRHDLSRYGSLPSKEERERQLDSNIYLKESELEKLQREQNNFLTQIRNLRQKLEEVEEEEYVQNFGFYKSRYDFRSSTEYEIRLEEIRAKQSGRIKNRTAAICHVPWTVEGSKTKGEEMTNDYLKLLLRAFNGECDAAIAKVKYNNAVSLEKRINKSFQELNKLSEINKCEITSRYLILKLEELYLTHEFQEKKKEEDEEQKRIREQMREEKRASRELEKAKKEAEQEVKRREQALEQARREVVQAVGKQKERLEIKIQQLTQQLEESRAVERKATARVQMTKSAHVYIISNIGSFGENVYKIGVTRRLEPLDRVKELSGPAVPFPFDVHAMIFSENALEMERLLHEHFWERSVNKFNDRKEFFRVSLDEIALAVEEIASRTKAVKKTELKITKVAEAEQYRKTLALERSGTLHSPSSYTPTWDEDEELDDE; encoded by the coding sequence ATGTCACTGCTTCTACTATTAGCTGTACTCGTTTTAAGTGGTTTGTTAGTAAAAATCTACCGTGAACGGGAGCAATTAAGACACGACTTAAGTAGATATGGCAGTTTGCCTTCCAAAGAGGAGCGAGAAAGGCAACTGGATTCAAATATTTATCTTAAGGAAAGCGAACTCGAAAAGCTTCAGAGGGAGCAAAACAATTTTCTTACCCAAATTAGAAATCTTAGACAGAAATTGGAGGAGGTAGAAGAGGAGGAATATGTTCAAAACTTCGGATTTTACAAATCCAGGTATGATTTTAGAAGCTCCACAGAGTATGAGATTCGGCTAGAGGAAATAAGAGCCAAACAGAGCGGAAGGATAAAAAATCGTACAGCTGCCATCTGCCATGTACCCTGGACAGTTGAGGGTAGTAAAACGAAAGGGGAAGAAATGACAAATGACTATCTCAAACTTTTATTGAGAGCATTTAATGGAGAATGCGACGCGGCGATCGCCAAAGTTAAATATAACAATGCAGTTTCCTTAGAAAAGAGGATAAATAAGTCTTTCCAGGAACTCAACAAGTTGTCGGAGATAAATAAATGTGAAATTACATCTAGGTATCTCATCTTAAAACTTGAGGAACTATATCTTACCCATGAATTCCAGGAGAAAAAGAAGGAGGAAGATGAAGAACAAAAAAGAATCCGAGAACAGATGCGTGAAGAGAAACGGGCAAGCCGTGAACTAGAAAAAGCTAAAAAAGAGGCTGAGCAAGAAGTAAAACGTCGGGAGCAGGCTTTGGAGCAAGCAAGGCGAGAGGTTGTCCAAGCTGTAGGAAAACAAAAGGAACGTTTGGAAATCAAAATTCAACAATTGACTCAACAGCTTGAAGAATCTCGAGCTGTTGAGCGCAAAGCAACGGCTCGTGTACAGATGACGAAATCAGCACACGTCTATATTATTTCAAATATTGGTTCTTTTGGAGAGAATGTTTATAAGATTGGGGTGACACGCCGCCTTGAACCGTTGGATCGTGTTAAAGAACTCAGCGGCCCAGCAGTTCCTTTTCCATTTGATGTTCATGCAATGATATTTTCTGAAAATGCATTAGAAATGGAAAGGCTTTTACACGAGCATTTTTGGGAGAGAAGTGTAAATAAGTTTAATGACCGTAAGGAGTTTTTTAGAGTTTCTTTGGATGAAATTGCCTTGGCAGTGGAAGAAATCGCCTCAAGAACCAAGGCTGTCAAAAAAACAGAGCTAAAAATCACAAAAGTTGCAGAAGCTGAACAATACAGAAAGACACTTGCACTGGAAAGAAGCGGAACTTTACACTCACCCTCAAGCTATACACCCACATGGGATGAGGATGAAGAATTGGATGATGAATAA